In the Haloferula helveola genome, one interval contains:
- a CDS encoding M42 family metallopeptidase: MPIDVPLLAKICEAPGAPGFEKEIRKVVLAEVKSLADKVTTDNMGNVIALKKGRSSAKKSMAAAHMDEIGFIVTHIDDKGFIRFNPVGGFDPKTLTSQRVLVHGKKDVLGVLGCKPIHIMSPEERGKNLKISDYFIDTGMPKKEVEKLVEVGNFITRYTELKEMGECVTVKSLDNRVSVFVLIETLRKLKKSRKKPAYDFYAAFTVQEEVGLRGANVAALDVKPDFGFGLDTTIAYDVPGSQPQERCTSLGEGAGIKLMDSSVICDYRMVTYMKEVAKRNKIKWQPEILAAGGTDTAALQRMVPGGSIAGAVSIPTRHIHQSIETSHKADIEACIDLLAACVCELDKGKWAL, encoded by the coding sequence ATGCCCATCGACGTCCCTCTTCTCGCCAAGATCTGTGAAGCTCCCGGTGCCCCCGGATTCGAAAAGGAGATCCGCAAGGTCGTCCTCGCCGAGGTCAAGAGCCTGGCCGACAAGGTGACCACCGACAACATGGGCAACGTGATCGCCCTCAAGAAGGGCCGCTCGTCGGCCAAGAAGTCGATGGCCGCCGCGCACATGGACGAGATCGGTTTCATCGTCACCCACATCGACGACAAGGGCTTCATCCGCTTCAACCCGGTCGGTGGATTCGACCCGAAGACGCTCACCTCGCAGCGCGTGCTCGTCCACGGCAAGAAGGACGTCCTCGGCGTGCTCGGCTGCAAGCCGATCCACATCATGTCGCCCGAGGAGCGCGGCAAGAACCTCAAGATTTCCGACTACTTCATCGACACCGGCATGCCGAAGAAGGAGGTCGAGAAACTCGTTGAGGTCGGCAATTTCATCACCCGCTACACCGAGCTCAAAGAGATGGGCGAGTGCGTCACGGTGAAGTCGCTCGACAACCGCGTGTCGGTCTTCGTGCTCATCGAGACCCTCCGCAAGCTCAAGAAGTCGCGCAAGAAGCCGGCCTACGATTTCTACGCCGCCTTCACCGTGCAGGAGGAAGTCGGCCTGCGTGGCGCAAACGTCGCCGCGCTCGACGTGAAGCCGGACTTCGGCTTCGGCCTCGATACCACCATCGCCTACGACGTCCCGGGCTCGCAGCCCCAGGAGCGCTGCACCTCGCTCGGTGAGGGCGCCGGCATCAAGCTCATGGATTCCTCGGTGATCTGCGACTACCGCATGGTGACCTACATGAAAGAGGTCGCGAAGCGGAACAAGATCAAGTGGCAGCCCGAGATCCTCGCGGCCGGCGGCACCGACACCGCCGCGCTCCAGCGCATGGTCCCCGGCGGCTCGATCGCCGGTGCTGTGTCGATCCCGACCCGCCACATCCACCAATCGATCGAGACCTCCCACAAGGCCGACATCGAAGCCTGCATCGACCTCCTCGCCGCCTGCGTCTGCGAGCTCGACAAAGGCAAGTGGGCCCTCTGA
- a CDS encoding ribonucleotide-diphosphate reductase subunit beta — MSATTTITVGTRTFVLDKEKAEQAFQAKKVINGKDTMFFNILPLKYQWAYDLYKTMKNNHWEPEDIPMQKDVEQWRSNDEISDVERWIIKMGIGYFSAAEGIVGDNILHVVREVVTAPELKLVLGRHAHEENIHADSLVYMLSSIGLNPHECEAMFEDVPTITAKNHFVTSNSRALRRDIDLTVTENKQALAKNIFMFGQVMEGTQFYGLFGMILSLYRQNKFPGIGQMFRYTLRDESNHIEVFRNLLMDLIDENPDIWTEEFKEDLRATMAEGIRLEKEFIRDCLPVSGIGLNAEDFEIYIDYIANRRLDSCGLKPLKDDVKNPFPWLAEMMDIKKEQNFFEGRVTEYQKASALGDVDDDDL; from the coding sequence ATGTCCGCCACCACCACCATCACCGTCGGAACCCGCACTTTCGTCCTCGATAAGGAGAAGGCCGAACAGGCCTTCCAGGCCAAGAAGGTCATCAACGGCAAGGACACGATGTTCTTCAACATCCTGCCGCTGAAGTACCAATGGGCCTACGACCTCTACAAGACGATGAAGAACAACCATTGGGAGCCGGAGGACATCCCGATGCAGAAGGACGTCGAGCAGTGGCGCTCAAACGACGAGATCTCCGACGTCGAGCGGTGGATCATCAAGATGGGCATCGGCTACTTCTCCGCCGCCGAGGGAATCGTCGGCGACAACATCCTGCACGTCGTCCGCGAGGTCGTCACCGCGCCCGAACTCAAGCTCGTCCTCGGCCGCCACGCCCATGAGGAGAACATCCACGCCGATTCGCTGGTCTACATGCTCAGCTCGATCGGCCTCAACCCGCACGAGTGCGAGGCGATGTTCGAGGACGTCCCGACCATCACCGCCAAGAACCACTTCGTCACCTCCAACAGCCGGGCGCTGCGCCGCGACATCGACCTGACCGTCACCGAGAACAAGCAGGCGCTGGCCAAGAACATCTTCATGTTCGGCCAGGTCATGGAAGGCACACAGTTCTACGGCCTGTTCGGCATGATCCTCAGCCTCTACCGCCAGAACAAGTTCCCGGGCATCGGCCAGATGTTCCGCTACACGCTGCGCGACGAGTCCAATCACATCGAGGTCTTCCGCAACCTGCTGATGGACCTCATCGACGAGAACCCGGACATCTGGACCGAGGAGTTCAAGGAAGACCTCCGCGCCACCATGGCCGAGGGCATCCGCCTCGAGAAGGAGTTCATCCGCGACTGCCTGCCGGTCTCCGGCATCGGCCTCAACGCCGAGGATTTCGAAATCTACATCGACTACATCGCCAACCGCCGGCTCGACTCCTGCGGCCTCAAGCCGCTCAAGGACGACGTCAAGAATCCGTTCCCGTGGCTCGCCGAGATGATGGACATCAAGAAGGAGCAGAACTTCTTCGAAGGCCGCGTCACCGAATACCAGAAGGCCAGTGCCCTCGGCGATGTCGATGATGATGATCTGTGA
- a CDS encoding ribonucleoside-diphosphate reductase subunit alpha: MYSNLTLDEDLLLKQVITDRFAQAAGEGGGGPESRSFDWRGVLSTDRRKPMPDIVVLRGNQEANFTLDDVADAIGHSLTDLLIARKEKEDSIFTEENRKFVSDVAHAVANSLTKSIDEGGRLRLSEADLYLLIEKALLDNDAYDVAKSLAFRRSMEQGGSIAAGTQPHALPVRLIRRNGNVVPWSETKIEIAVRKAFLTIHEIPEPAADIAKAVTELVRTGDQSFVHIEDVQDMVQEELMRQGHFKAAAHYIRYRDERARLRIDEEASPDESAQDLFISVTTDDGETRLWDGLELKKRIQFASIGLDLCLDEAEIERELRRSVGAEIKERDLRNTVILNAKSLIEKDADFAKFAGRILLSYIYEEVLDWSIQRDGIEKLKAAHQAAFKQYLKHGIAIKRLNPELLETYDLDKLAEAFDPTADLDFDYLGIQTLYDRYLIVDKTGTKPRRLETPQFFWMRVAMGLFKREETDAEGWVIRLYNLYKGRRFCSSTPTLFNSGTLHSQLSSCYLYKVDDSIESIMHRGIAENAFLSKWAGGLGGSWTAVRGTGSYIQGTNGESQGIIPFLKLHNDQLVAVNQGGKRRGSGCAYLESWHNDIEDFLELRKNTGDDRRRCHDMNTANWIPDLFMKRMEAREHWTLFRSNECPDLHDLYGKAFEQRYVEYEQMAAEGKVWSRQIPAIDLWKGMLKMLFETGHPWITFKDPCNVRSPQDHAGVIHSSNLCTEITLNTSDEETAVCNLGSVVLDTHITPDGALDHEMLKETITVAIRALDNVIDINFYPTDAAKTANSRHRPIGMGVMGLQNALYKRGLSFASDAAVEFNDEFMEAIAYYAYSASSDLAGERGTYSTYKGSKWDRGLLPQDTLDLLEDERGKELDVPRGGKMDWSVVREKIAEHGMRNSNVLAIAPTATISNIMGTTPCIEPNYKNLYVKSNLSGDFIVLNGTLVNDLKKEGLWNQEMLDQLKYFDGELDSIDDIPEAIKQKHRTVFGVGYEFIVDAAARRQKWIDQSQSVNLFLAQPDMKTLSHMYRRAWDKGLKTTYYLRTLQASNIEKATISVKKEVRGGMAGKQYTEAEKNACSIDAMLNGGTCEACQ, translated from the coding sequence ATGTACTCCAACCTCACCCTCGACGAAGATCTGTTGCTCAAGCAAGTCATCACCGACCGTTTCGCCCAAGCCGCCGGCGAAGGGGGTGGGGGACCGGAAAGCCGGAGCTTCGACTGGCGCGGCGTGCTCTCGACCGACCGCCGCAAGCCGATGCCCGACATCGTCGTGCTGCGCGGCAATCAGGAAGCCAATTTCACCCTCGATGACGTCGCCGACGCGATCGGCCACTCGCTCACCGACCTGCTGATCGCCCGCAAGGAGAAGGAAGACAGCATCTTCACCGAGGAGAACCGCAAGTTCGTCTCCGACGTCGCTCACGCCGTCGCCAACTCGCTGACCAAGTCGATCGACGAAGGCGGCCGCCTCCGTCTTTCCGAGGCCGATCTTTACCTCCTCATCGAGAAGGCGCTGCTCGACAACGACGCTTACGATGTCGCCAAGTCGCTCGCCTTCCGCCGCTCGATGGAGCAGGGCGGCTCTATCGCCGCGGGCACCCAGCCGCACGCGCTGCCGGTCCGCCTGATCCGCCGCAATGGCAACGTGGTGCCGTGGAGCGAGACCAAGATCGAGATCGCCGTCCGCAAGGCCTTCCTCACCATCCACGAGATCCCGGAGCCAGCGGCCGACATCGCCAAGGCGGTGACCGAGCTCGTCCGCACCGGTGACCAGTCGTTCGTCCACATCGAGGACGTCCAGGACATGGTGCAGGAGGAACTGATGCGCCAGGGCCACTTCAAGGCCGCCGCGCACTACATCCGCTACCGCGACGAGCGCGCCCGCCTGCGCATCGACGAGGAAGCCTCGCCCGACGAGTCGGCGCAGGACCTTTTCATCTCGGTCACCACCGACGACGGCGAAACCAGACTTTGGGACGGCCTTGAGCTGAAGAAGCGCATCCAATTCGCCTCGATCGGCCTCGACCTGTGCCTCGACGAGGCCGAGATCGAACGCGAACTCCGCCGCTCGGTCGGCGCCGAGATCAAGGAGCGCGACCTCCGCAACACGGTCATCCTCAACGCCAAGTCACTCATCGAGAAGGACGCCGACTTCGCCAAGTTCGCCGGCCGCATCCTGCTTTCCTACATCTACGAGGAGGTCCTCGACTGGTCGATCCAGCGTGACGGCATCGAGAAGCTCAAGGCCGCCCACCAGGCCGCCTTCAAGCAGTACCTCAAGCACGGCATCGCGATCAAACGCCTCAACCCCGAGCTGCTCGAGACCTACGACCTCGACAAGCTCGCCGAGGCCTTCGACCCGACCGCCGACCTCGACTTCGACTACCTCGGCATCCAGACGCTCTACGACCGCTACCTGATCGTCGACAAGACCGGCACCAAGCCGCGCCGCCTTGAGACGCCCCAGTTCTTCTGGATGCGCGTCGCCATGGGCCTGTTCAAGCGCGAGGAGACCGACGCCGAAGGCTGGGTCATCCGCCTCTACAACCTCTACAAGGGCCGCCGCTTCTGCTCGTCCACCCCAACGCTGTTCAACTCCGGCACGCTCCACAGCCAGCTCTCGTCCTGCTACCTCTACAAGGTCGATGACTCGATCGAGAGCATCATGCACCGCGGTATCGCCGAAAACGCCTTCCTTTCGAAGTGGGCCGGCGGTCTCGGCGGATCGTGGACCGCGGTCCGCGGCACCGGATCCTACATCCAGGGCACCAATGGCGAGTCGCAGGGCATCATTCCGTTCCTCAAGCTGCACAACGACCAGCTCGTCGCCGTCAACCAGGGCGGCAAGCGCCGCGGCTCCGGCTGCGCCTACCTCGAGTCTTGGCACAACGACATCGAGGACTTCCTCGAGCTGCGCAAGAACACCGGTGACGACCGCCGCCGTTGCCACGACATGAACACCGCGAACTGGATCCCGGACCTGTTCATGAAGCGCATGGAGGCCCGCGAGCACTGGACGCTCTTCCGCTCCAACGAGTGCCCCGACCTGCACGACCTCTACGGCAAGGCCTTCGAGCAACGCTACGTCGAGTACGAGCAGATGGCCGCCGAGGGCAAGGTCTGGTCCCGCCAGATCCCGGCCATCGACCTCTGGAAGGGCATGCTCAAGATGCTCTTCGAGACCGGCCACCCGTGGATCACTTTCAAGGACCCCTGCAACGTCCGCTCGCCGCAGGACCACGCCGGCGTCATCCACTCGTCGAACCTCTGCACCGAGATCACGCTGAACACCTCCGATGAGGAAACCGCGGTCTGCAACCTCGGCTCGGTGGTGCTCGACACCCACATCACGCCCGACGGCGCGCTCGACCACGAGATGCTCAAGGAGACGATCACCGTCGCCATCCGCGCGCTCGACAATGTCATCGACATCAACTTCTACCCGACCGATGCCGCCAAGACCGCGAACTCGCGCCACCGGCCGATCGGCATGGGCGTGATGGGCCTGCAGAACGCGCTCTACAAGCGCGGCCTGAGCTTCGCCTCCGACGCCGCCGTCGAGTTCAACGACGAGTTCATGGAGGCCATCGCCTACTACGCCTACAGCGCGTCCAGCGACCTCGCCGGCGAGCGCGGCACCTACTCGACCTACAAGGGCTCGAAGTGGGACCGCGGCCTGCTGCCGCAGGACACCCTCGACCTGCTTGAGGACGAGCGCGGCAAGGAGCTCGACGTCCCGCGCGGCGGCAAGATGGACTGGAGCGTGGTCCGCGAGAAGATCGCCGAGCACGGCATGCGCAACTCGAACGTCCTGGCGATCGCCCCGACCGCCACGATCTCGAACATCATGGGCACCACCCCGTGCATCGAGCCGAACTACAAGAACCTCTACGTGAAGAGCAACCTGAGCGGCGACTTCATCGTCCTCAACGGCACCCTGGTCAACGACCTCAAGAAGGAGGGTCTTTGGAATCAGGAAATGCTCGACCAGCTGAAGTACTTCGACGGCGAGCTCGACTCCATCGACGACATCCCCGAGGCCATCAAGCAGAAGCACCGCACCGTCTTCGGTGTCGGCTACGAGTTCATCGTCGATGCGGCCGCAAGGCGCCAGAAGTGGATCGACCAGAGCCAGAGCGTGAACCTCTTCCTCGCCCAGCCGGACATGAAGACCCTGTCTCACATGTACCGCCGCGCCTGGGACAAAGGCCTCAAGACCACCTACTACCTGCGCACCCTCCAAGCCTCCAACATCGAGAAGGCGACCATCTCGGTCAAAAAAGAAGTCCGCGGCGGCATGGCCGGAAAGCAGTATACGGAAGCTGAAAAGAACGCGTGCTCCATCGATGCGATGCTCAATGGCGGCACGTGTGAGGCGTGCCAATGA
- a CDS encoding sulfatase-like hydrolase/transferase, producing MKALLILLLAGLSAVAAEKPNVLFLFADDMTWKAVNALSDEDIDTPNLDRLAERGTTFTHAYNSGGWHGAICVASRTMLNTGLQLWNAQAAEKSLKKDYAGKKRSWSQLMSAAGYRTCISGKWHVGMPADQIFDEAVNIRPGMPRDRKNAYERPVEGKPDPWSPTDTAEGGFWQGGKHWSEVIVDDFEGFLGSDDDRPWFMYLAFNAPHDPRQAPQEFLDRYPLDRIKLPKNFLPVYPHRDPMGAPQSLRDEKLAPSPRTPFAVKTHRREYYAIITHLDEQIGKILDRLEKSPDGKNTFICFTADHGLGCGEHGLLGKQNLYDHSVRVPFIVAGPGVKAGGKIDAPIYLQDIMPTTLELAGAEVPDSVEFESLNPHIKGEGTPREFAFGAYRDLQRMIEKDGKKLILYPKAKVARVFDLKSDPHEMNDLIDTPEGKKIAAELFPVLVNELKRLGDGVDLKAVYSKL from the coding sequence ATGAAAGCCCTGCTGATTCTTTTGCTCGCCGGCCTGTCGGCGGTCGCCGCCGAGAAACCGAACGTGCTCTTCCTTTTCGCCGACGACATGACCTGGAAGGCGGTCAACGCGCTGTCCGACGAAGACATCGACACGCCGAACCTCGATCGCCTCGCCGAACGCGGCACAACCTTCACCCATGCCTACAACTCCGGCGGCTGGCACGGGGCGATCTGCGTGGCCAGCCGGACGATGCTCAACACCGGCCTGCAACTCTGGAACGCCCAGGCGGCCGAGAAGTCGCTGAAGAAGGATTACGCCGGCAAGAAGCGCTCGTGGTCGCAGTTGATGAGCGCCGCCGGCTACCGCACCTGCATTTCGGGCAAGTGGCACGTCGGCATGCCGGCCGATCAGATCTTCGACGAGGCCGTGAACATCCGGCCCGGTATGCCACGCGACCGCAAGAACGCCTACGAGCGTCCCGTCGAGGGCAAGCCGGATCCGTGGAGCCCGACCGATACCGCCGAAGGTGGCTTCTGGCAGGGTGGGAAGCACTGGTCCGAGGTGATCGTCGATGATTTCGAAGGATTCCTCGGCTCCGACGACGACCGCCCGTGGTTCATGTATCTCGCCTTCAACGCGCCGCATGACCCGCGTCAGGCGCCGCAGGAGTTCCTCGACCGCTACCCGCTCGATCGCATCAAGCTGCCGAAGAACTTCCTTCCCGTTTACCCGCACCGCGACCCGATGGGCGCACCGCAGAGCCTCCGCGATGAAAAGCTCGCCCCGAGCCCGCGCACGCCCTTCGCGGTGAAGACGCACCGCCGCGAGTACTACGCGATCATCACCCACCTCGATGAGCAGATCGGCAAGATCCTCGACCGGCTTGAGAAGAGCCCCGACGGCAAGAACACCTTCATCTGCTTCACCGCCGACCATGGACTCGGCTGCGGTGAGCACGGACTGCTCGGGAAACAGAACCTCTACGACCACTCGGTCCGCGTGCCCTTCATCGTCGCCGGTCCCGGCGTGAAAGCCGGCGGCAAGATCGATGCGCCGATCTACCTGCAGGACATCATGCCGACCACGCTCGAACTGGCCGGCGCCGAGGTGCCCGACAGCGTCGAGTTCGAGTCGCTCAACCCGCACATCAAAGGGGAGGGGACGCCGCGCGAGTTCGCCTTCGGTGCCTACCGCGACTTGCAGCGGATGATCGAGAAGGACGGCAAGAAGCTGATCCTTTACCCGAAGGCCAAGGTCGCGCGCGTTTTCGACCTCAAGAGCGATCCGCACGAAATGAATGACCTCATCGACACCCCCGAGGGCAAGAAGATTGCCGCCGAGCTTTTCCCGGTGCTGGTCAATGAGCTCAAGCGCCTCGGCGACGGCGTCGATCTGAAGGCCGTGTATTCCAAGCTCTGA